From a region of the Arvicanthis niloticus isolate mArvNil1 chromosome 6, mArvNil1.pat.X, whole genome shotgun sequence genome:
- the LOC143442630 gene encoding uncharacterized protein LOC143442630 codes for MRGSAGPLPRECPAWVRACHSWLEFGLRPGTLSSRRSPGRESEDAPGLRDVPEPKSPGKGGSRVPRAAARTYQMKSVQWLQKRYLIRAETLRFQLLWQPRSDP; via the exons atgcgTGGCAGCGCTGGGCCACTTCCCAGGGAGTGTCCCGCGTGGGTGCGCGCCTGTCACTCCTGGCTAGAGTTCGGACTCCGGCCGGGCACTCTAAGTTCTCGGAGGAGTCCTGGCCGTGAGAGTGAGGACGCACCGGGGCTCAGAGACGTCCCCGAGCCCAAGTCCCCGGGCAAAGGTGGTTCCCGGGTCCCCCGGGCTGCCGCGCGCACCTACCAGATGAAGTCGGTGCAGTGGCTGCAGAAG AGGTATCTCATCCGGGCTGAAACACTGCGCTTCCAACTGCTCTGGCAGCCTAGAAGTGACCCATGA